A window from Cryobacterium sp. PAMC25264 encodes these proteins:
- a CDS encoding PTS sugar transporter subunit IIA, with translation MSLPPLPLDAIDVGLHVPDWRAAIGAAGAALERSGSTAPGYTERMVGVIEEFGAYVVIAPGLALAHARPGPDVLTEGLSVVTLADPVAFGHPHNDPVSVVLGLAVTTGDEHVHFVAELANVFNDSSIIPALAAALDAETVRSLLGIAAPTGHAATEEESS, from the coding sequence ATGTCGCTTCCCCCGCTTCCCCTCGACGCCATCGACGTCGGCCTGCACGTTCCCGACTGGCGTGCCGCGATCGGCGCCGCGGGAGCGGCGCTCGAGAGAAGCGGCTCCACCGCCCCGGGCTACACCGAGCGCATGGTGGGTGTGATCGAAGAGTTCGGCGCCTACGTGGTGATCGCGCCCGGGTTAGCCCTTGCGCACGCCAGGCCGGGGCCCGATGTGCTCACCGAGGGTCTGAGCGTGGTGACCTTGGCCGATCCCGTCGCGTTCGGGCATCCGCACAACGACCCGGTCAGCGTGGTACTCGGCCTGGCGGTGACCACGGGCGACGAGCACGTGCACTTCGTCGCGGAACTCGCCAACGTGTTCAACGATTCGAGCATCATCCCGGCACTAGCAGCGGCGCTGGACGCCGAAACCGTACGCTCACTTCTGGGCATTGCGGCACCAACAGGGCACGCAGCCACCGAAGAGGAGTCATCATGA
- a CDS encoding adenosine deaminase has protein sequence MNTSPEEYLMPGSGVSINALPKVSLHDHLDGGLRPATIIELAEAIDLDLPADTETDLADWFTAQATSGSLVDYLKTFDITVGVMQTHDSLARVAREFVEDLALDGVIYGEIRWAPEQHLTAGLSLDQAVDAVQEGIEAGIDRVAQAGLVIKIGQVITAMRHAKRSLEVAELAVRHRDLGVVGFDIAGAEQGFPAADHTEAFDFLARNLFPITVHAGEADGLDSIRGALFDGRALRLGHGVRLAEDIEIGREDQDNTYVTLGPLAQWVRDREIPLELSPSSNLQTGAIAAWGDDMLDHPFDLLYQLGFRVTVNTDNRLMSGTSLSRELALLTDAFGYDLDDLEALQLNAASSAFLPLEEREELADAIVDGFANA, from the coding sequence GTGAATACGAGCCCCGAGGAATACCTGATGCCCGGCAGCGGCGTGAGTATCAACGCACTGCCCAAAGTTTCGCTGCACGACCACCTCGACGGTGGTCTGCGGCCGGCCACGATCATCGAGCTCGCCGAGGCCATCGACCTCGACCTGCCCGCCGACACCGAGACCGACCTGGCCGACTGGTTCACCGCCCAGGCCACTTCCGGGTCGCTGGTGGACTACCTCAAAACCTTCGACATCACCGTCGGCGTCATGCAGACCCACGACTCCCTCGCCCGCGTCGCCCGCGAGTTCGTCGAGGACCTCGCTCTGGACGGCGTGATCTATGGCGAGATTCGCTGGGCACCCGAGCAGCACCTAACAGCAGGGCTCAGTCTGGATCAGGCCGTCGATGCCGTGCAGGAGGGCATTGAGGCCGGTATCGACCGTGTCGCCCAGGCCGGGCTGGTCATCAAGATCGGCCAGGTGATCACCGCGATGCGGCATGCCAAGCGTTCGCTCGAGGTCGCCGAACTCGCCGTGCGGCACCGGGACCTGGGCGTGGTGGGCTTCGACATCGCCGGCGCCGAGCAGGGTTTCCCCGCCGCCGACCACACCGAGGCGTTCGACTTCCTCGCCCGCAACCTGTTCCCGATCACCGTGCACGCCGGCGAGGCCGACGGCCTCGACAGCATCCGTGGCGCGCTCTTCGACGGCCGTGCCTTGCGCCTGGGCCATGGGGTGCGCCTGGCCGAAGACATCGAGATCGGCCGCGAGGACCAGGACAACACCTACGTCACCCTCGGCCCGCTCGCCCAGTGGGTGCGCGACCGCGAGATCCCGCTCGAACTGAGCCCGTCGTCCAACCTGCAGACCGGCGCCATCGCCGCCTGGGGCGATGACATGCTCGACCACCCGTTCGACCTGCTCTACCAGCTGGGCTTCCGCGTGACCGTGAACACCGACAACCGTCTGATGAGCGGCACCTCGCTCAGCCGCGAGCTGGCGCTGTTGACGGATGCCTTCGGCTACGACCTCGACGACCTCGAAGCCCTGCAGCTCAACGCGGCATCGAGCGCGTTCCTGCCGCTCGAGGAGCGCGAAGAACTCGCGGATGCCATCGTCGACGGCTTCGCCAACGCCTGA
- a CDS encoding PTS sugar transporter subunit IIB — translation MKIVALCGVGIGTSAILKVNAERALERLDIQADVTAADIASVKLAAADAQVILTSSELVPSIGKTNADVIIIDNFFDLDELTAKLETALG, via the coding sequence ATGAAGATCGTCGCACTGTGCGGAGTGGGAATCGGCACGTCCGCCATTCTCAAAGTCAACGCCGAACGCGCCCTCGAGCGCCTCGACATCCAGGCGGACGTCACCGCCGCCGACATCGCCAGCGTCAAGCTGGCCGCCGCCGACGCTCAGGTCATCCTCACGTCGAGCGAGCTGGTGCCGTCGATCGGCAAGACCAACGCTGACGTCATCATCATCGATAACTTCTTCGACCTCGACGAGCTGACCGCCAAGCTCGAAACCGCGCTGGGTTAG